A genomic window from Sorex araneus isolate mSorAra2 chromosome 2, mSorAra2.pri, whole genome shotgun sequence includes:
- the LOC101543697 gene encoding keratin-associated protein 13-1-like, with protein MASNSCSGTFSCSSFGGYRRCPSSTYPSNLVYSTDVCSPSPCQWGSFYSRSYRDICYEPARCQSSIVLSRPCQTSCFQPKSSILCSPHDTCTGSLGCGSSSSRSLGFGSRSSYSVGCGSRGLGSCGFPSLSSGTRFCSPVYFPSGGFYSSYYQPLCTFGFY; from the coding sequence ATGGCCAGCAACTCCTGCTCCGGCACCTTCTCCTGCAGCTCCTTTGGGGGCTATCGGCGCTGTCCCAGCTCTACCTACCCCAGCAACCTGGTCTACAGCACCGACGTCTGctctcccagcccctgccagtGGGGATCCTTCTACTCCAGGAGCTACAGGGACATCTGCTATGAGCCCGCCAGGTGTCAGTCATCCATCGTGCTGTCCCGTCCCTGTCAGACATCCTGCTTCCAACCAAAGTCCTCCATCCTCTGCAGCCCCCACGACACTTGCACTGGATCTCTGGGTTGTGGCTCCAGCAGCAGCCGCTCCCTGGGCTTTGGGTCGAGAAGTTCCTACTCAGTGGGATGCGGATCTCGGGGCCTCGGATCCTGTGGCTTCCCCTCCCTGAGCTCTGGAACCAGATTCTGCAGCCCTGTCTACTTTCCTTCCGGAGGTTTCTATTCATCTTACTATCAGCCCCTCTGCACCTTTGGCTTTTACTGA